The genomic interval ACCAGTAAAACCAGAGAGATCCTTGCCTCGATTTGTATCTACACCAGGATCTCCTTCTCATTCACTTACCTCTTTATCATCAGAAACATCTGAGCCATCCAATCCAGATATTTCAGCTTGTGACCCAAGTATATCAATACATAGATCTCCACATATGGCTACTGCAACAGAACTACCATTGAAAAACAACTCTTCACCTTTTAGGCATGAAATTAAAGAGCTTTTAAACATCCCTCCACCTCCCAAAGTTAAAGCACCATCTCCTCCTCTTCCAGAGACATGGGCTTGTAACAAACAAACTTTAGCACTTTTGTGTGGACGGCCCTCTAATGTCACAATAGCTAACCAAAAACCAGCACCAGTACTCTATAGCatggacaaacaaaaaatatacccAACTGATGTCAAGGAGAAAAACCATGTTGGAAATTTGACAACTGATATTGATAAGCCAGTCTTACATCAGTCAGAAGGCAAAACCAATCCCGGGACACTGGTAGCAACTTATCATGAGGGGCTACAGAAAATTCTAAAACAGGATGAAAGCTTAAAGCAAGAGTTTACTTTCAGCCAGACTGTAGGTGAGCAAGGTTTAGATCTTCAGAGTGGAGAGAAGGACGATAGCTCTGGAGTAATTAAAGAACTCCATTCAGAGACCTTGAAGAAGCAGCCACCTCCTGTCatgaaaaaacccacaaaactacTCCATAGAGAGGAAACATCAGGCACGCAACGAACAGATACATGCAGCAGTGCAACACCAATAGCACAAATCAGTGAGAATCCTACAGTGTCCTCACAAAGCAGTCCAAGTTTCACAGATGACAAAAAGAATGAAGCCTCATCCAAGCTGGCCTTTTCCCTGCAAGTTCCAATTACCAGTAAGACTTCCTCTACACCTAGTCCACCTCCAGCACACCATCCTAAACCTCCTCTATCAAGCGATACACCTCCTTCATCAGTGTCTTCACTAGTCAACAATGCACAGGAGAAGACACAGGCTGGGGAGTCTTGCTggccacctcctcctcctccattggaGAATGACTTAGTCTTTGAAGACACAGATGAGGTTGACTTTCCCCCACCTCCTCCTCTCTTCATAGTGGACAGTGTGGCAGATTTGTCGACGGTTAAAGGGTCAGATCTTGATAAAGGGAGTCTTTCGCACAGTCCAGACTTGCTCACAGGTATTATAGAGCCAGTTATTACAAATAATATGTCAGTGGTTATCATGCAGGATTTGAGCACCAACTCTGGCAGTGTTGAGGTTTCTTTACAAGGAGAGCAGAACATAAATTCTGTTTTAGATAATGTCTCACCTCCATCTCTGGACTCTCAGACACAACCCATCACAAGAGCAGAAAGCTTGGTATCTGCATCAACTTCACATGTTTTGAGCAATTTTCCCAGGCATAGCTTTGCTGAAGAGCTGCCTCTTTCTTCAGTTACTGCTGAACTTTTAGCCACAACAGCTGCCCCCCTGTTACCAGCAGAGTCTACCAGCCATGGGGTCAACTTCAGAAGGCAACCCAATGTACCACATAGAGATTCTAGAAACAAGGAGCTCCTCGCTCGCCACAAAAGTGCACCTATTCCTAAAGAGGATGCCAACATACCTCTTGTCACCCCTTCCCTGCTTCAGATGGTACGACTTAGAGCAGTCAGCATGGCAGAAGATCAGACACAAGTGGTTTCTGAAGACATTAAATCAAGTCCAGAGGTAGCACCAACACAAGATAGCTCACAAAGTTCTCTTCAAGGATTACAAAACATTCCTCAAAAGCCCATTCGGAAGTCTTTATCAATGAAATCTCACTCCGCGGCACTTAAAACACCTGCCGTCACAATGAGCACACCTTCCATGCGCCTGCAGGAAGCCATTCGCATGAAAACTGCTGCAATGTCTTCGAGAGATGTTCTTCCTTCAAGAATGGCAGGGAGATCGCCCTTCAGTAGTAGTAATGGTGAGCCAGGAGCGCTGTGTCTGAGGTCACCTGAAGGAACAGACATGCACATGTCCTCAGCCTGCACCGCAAGCTTTATTTTCTCCAGGAGCACAAAAAAAGTTGTTGTAGAGACTCCATCCTCCTCTGAAGCACAGGCACGTCTAAGGCAAAGCCTAGCTTCTGAGCTCTTGCAGGTGTCTGACCAGTCCAAGGCAAACTCTTTCTCAAATGGTGGAGTGAAGTGGGACCGAGTTCCTCCACCCGTGGCAAAAAAGCCAGCCCAGGGCAGGATCAGCCCTTCACAACACATCCCAAGCTATTCGCTAAAGATGGATCCTGGTGTTGAAGGAAAAGGAGAATGTCAACCTTCAAGTGGAATAACACTCCCTCAAACAAGTAAGTGCAATAGCCACAAGTATCTATAACTACTTGTGTTTGATGCAGATTTcaataactcacaacctttagGCACAAGCCACTATTGTACCATTATGACACAGCACAAAGGCATTATTGGGAGTTTGTACAGAAAAGCAGGGAATGTGTCATTACAGAGAGATCTAAGACACATTTTACGCACAGAAAAAGAAATCCATACCCCTTTTTTTAACATCTCCAGCTCATCTTCAGCCTATTCACAGCCAACATATGCTTGAATCAGTCCTGAATAAAGCAAATGATGGTgcgatttattcatttatttatttatgtatgaaGGGTGCAAATCACCTGTTTCATGACGATGAGATATGATATCGATTCCATGGACAAAGGTACAATAATTGCCGACATCACAAAGTCTGCTAcgattcaattttattttgaaggggcttttagattaatttaataaaattaataataataaacaatattatattACACCCATTTAACACATTCAGTTACATTTTAGCTAAAGCTAGAAAAAAATGACCAtgttttgacagtttttttgtaaaatatttcagACATTTAAGTGAAAATTAATCGATGGTTGGTGTTGGCGTTTCCATTGATTTGATTGGGTCTTGGCTTATCCAATCGATATAGGACTACTGTGAATGACTGATGCTTGTCTTTTACTCTTCAGCTACACGTGTGACAGAGGACACAATTGAGactttgttttgaaaagcaCCACTGGTGTTGAACTCCATGACGCCacaagcagagaagaagaaccaCAGAAAAGAGCAAACTCGCAGCAATGACACACAGCCTTGACCAGACTTTCTGCTTGTTGTCACGCATTTTTTCCAAAAGCCTTAGCCTCTGACGGCCTTCATATTTATGCAAACTTTATATTGTGAGCAGTTTGTTAACAAAAAAGCTTTATTCAGGACTATTTTTCTAAGATAGTTTATCACTTCTTTTTCACATCTGTGGCCCTCAGGGTAAAATGATGTGCATTGGACAGCTGCTAACATTCAGACTGAGTAAAGTCGCCTCCTAGAGGTTACACTGATAACTGcagctttagaaaaaaaatgttctttcgtCATGTAAACATTGTAGATAAATATCATGAAAGTATTCTAGAAATGTTCAGTAAGACTTACAAAATTGAGGACGTTGACGACATTCTCCACGAGCAACTCTGATCAAGTGACGTGGGAACAgacgatggatggatggactgaatATTTACAGGTTTATGAAAGTGATGCTACTTTAAATAGAGATGTTGGGACaaaggcactttttttaaaaaaaactatataaatcaGTGTAAAAAGGTTTTATACGTTAAACGCATACACAGCAGGACATCCTGTTCAGAGCTCCCTTTTGGAGAGACTGTAGTGCAAAGTAATTATTCATCTGTGTTTGTTTCCCCCTGGAGGCACTGTCATTCACCTTTTCCCTTCAAATCATCATCACAAGCCTCGTTACATTTACAAACCGCTTTCAACAGCCCCTGGATGATTGATACACTGGAGCAAATGCGTTACAAAGTGTTTATTATGTGTTCTGTGTCTGACACTCTGCCTGAAGCCTTTAATGATGAAAAAACCCCAGCTCATTATTATTTGCACAACTCACTTTCCCCCCAACAGAGTCATCAGTGAGTGATTTACGTATACACTCATTAGTATCGGTTAAAAATCagttttactgtttaaaaatgttatgtACAGTTCAATAAATTTTAAGAGTTTTAATCAATGTGTTCTCACTTGTTCTATAAATAGGAATACATTtctcacaataaacacaattcaTTCTTTTATTCCCTAAAAATCCCTTTATTTGACATCAgatgtgatttgtttttatttcaacaattgACAACCATCTTTAggtaaaaacaatttaaatgcaTTAGTGATATCATGATCAAATAGTTGATGAGAGATCCATGATGTCCGGTTTTTCTACTGGTGGAGCCGACTCGTCTTCATCTCTGGCTACTTTCCTCCTTCCTCTGAAACACACATTATAACCTGTGATAGTCCTCTGCATTACATGTATTACAACATTATATAACCCTTGCTTTTATGATGCAAATTTATTAGAGAGGATGAAGCCATTCAACCGATTTTGatcattcaacctttaacatgttcagctactacccATTTCAACCATTGCTAGGCGAATGCTAAGGctatgttattgctattgctaggccaaTGTTTATGCTAGgtcattgctattgctaggctaatgttaggttaatgctattgctattatTAGGCAACATTAATGGTACTGTCAATACCTAATCTTTTCACGGACCGGATCCTTTCAACGTATGTGCATTGACTacatcacttccttcactcgcaatccttacgacagagctgctgggatgtgatatttgaatgtacaCCGACCAATacgacgtttgttaaatattttaataatacacatttaaatatgtgactgttttgtggtgtttttaattgtttataaattaaaaaaaacagataaaaacaatacacaacattgacaatcaaaaaccaaacagaaaataagataaaaactaaaaaaatcgtaattcactcaaaacatacatttctaattctttttaaaaagtagaatttcaaccttttaaatagtacacaaactgccgtaaaataggccgaccggatgGAGATGCGTTTCTCGCATGCATTGGAAGGATCCAAAACGATCAGGCCCGGGTGTAGCCGCGTtgcgcgcatgcgttgaaaggatccggCCCGTGAAAAGATTTGGTAGTGACAGTTacattagtgttaatgctaggctaatgctattgctagggtaatgctgttgctaggctaatgctgttgCTAGgtcattgctattgctaggtcattgctaatgctaagttaatgctaatgctagtcaaATGCTAATAATAGGTTAGcattaatgctatgctaatactATGGCTAGATTAATGCTAGCGCTAATCTATTGCTAcgataatgctagctaatattaggctaatgctaatgctcagcTAATGCGGTGTGACGTGGGCCAGCACTTGCACCCCcccttgcattttcttcaggaaatgcaaatattcttgtTCATCTTACATTGGTCGGGATAGGCAGCGTTGGTAAGCTGGAGGAGCTCTGGAGAGGCAAACTTTGTTCTGATTGGTTCCAGTAGCTCATTCAGTGCATCTTCCACAGAGGCCTTAAGGTCCCCGGGATGGATGGACTGAGAAACAGTGGAAAAAAAGCCGCTAAGAACACATTTTGGATATGTAGTACCAACACAGACCCACAAAAGTAACTGATTGCATCAAACCTCTGCAGCAAAGTCCTTCTCCACTTCTTCAAACTCAGTGTAAACTTTGTCTCCTCCCCATTTAGGGTCACGCTTGATGCAGAGCTCTAAAAGATTTCAGATGAAGatgaattgttgttttttccaaaaaaaaaaaaaactgtaaacaaGATGTTTGTACCTCCTCGCAGAGGGAGAACCACATATTTTACAAAAGAGAGGACTCCATTGTTCTGAATGTTTCCTGGTTCACAGAAAGCCTTTTTCAGCTTCTTCTTCACAGCCTCTTTGGAGTCCAGGAGGTCAATCTTTGACTCCTGCAGCCACAAATGAATCAGAGTGTATGGATGTCCACACAAATGTTAAAGTGTGATTACATTACATATTAGTGGTGCTGCTTCACCTCCTCTGAAGAGCTCATCTTAGCCCCAGTCAGTCCTGGTACCATGGGGTTCATCAGGTGGACACGCTTAGCGTAGCCCAGAGAGGGAAGGTACTGCACACAAGAGTTCCTATAGATCACTGCACACGCTAGAGAAGCTTGTAGCCGAAAGAATTCTAGAGCAGAAGCTTTTCTGaggaattacaaaaataaaaacatatcaaaaccttttctgccaAAGTGAAAATTTTCCTCTGATCAACTCCTCCAAACTGAGCGTCCACTTTCAAGTATTCCTCATCAAGAGCCTGAAAACACACAGCATCAACTGGgtaaggcaaatgtatttgtatagctttacatgattaaaaagtacaacaagaaaacatttaacagtttaaaaatcaataagacgAACAttgaaatcagcagtaaaacattaaatcaacaaaaaaaatgattaaaaatctccctctcagtcatacacagtagagaaaaacagagcctttaacttggattcaAAAATGTTCACGTTGGATGCTGATGTCAGTTTGTTcctcttctttgcagcataacaactaaaagcagcatcactatatttgctgtgaactctgggctccactatctgacctatttactgattatttgactcaaatctgagatggggttttctggtgctgttctccagtggtttactTCATATATGTTAGTATTAACAATGAAATGTCACGTGGAGTTGCCCAGGGCTCTGTTTGGGGccctgctttgtttttattgtacctgatgcctcttggaCGGTtgatctgtggttttaaaaatgtgtcatcatttttatgctgatgacatCCAGTTgcactgctcctttaatgactcagagttacACTTTTTATCTGAGTTCTTAGATTGTTTATCTTGTATcgaaaactggttgtcatcgaATAACCTCCAGATAAATtctaacaaaacagaaactctgatcattgctctcGATAAAAATATCCCTTTGATTAGGAACTCCCTTGGTGCTctagcctcagaaaccttggggttgtgtttgatcagtaaATGTCTTTGAAGGGTCACCGTCGTCAACtgacaaaaaacttttttttaccacatgAGAAATATCATTAAAGTGAGGAACttgttatcaaaatcagatctcgaACTGGACATCCACGCGTTCATATCATCTCccattgactattgtaattctgttttcacttgttttaataagtcgaccctaaacagactccagctCGTCTTTTGACTGGTGCCCCTAGAACAGCCTACATTTCCCTCATTCTTTCTACACTGTACTGGCTTCCGGTCAAATTTCACTTAGAGTATAAAATTTTagttacatggtcaggcccctcaatAAATCACGGACTTGTTGTGCtcctacacttcagggcgcaCCATTTAATCTTCAGGCCAAGGTCTCCTAAAAATCccaaaaacaaattttaaaaccagagaagacctggtgttccaggctgtggcccccagactctaaaataacctgcaccagtctctcaagGAGCTTAACTGTGTCGACTGTTTTaagaaacatttgaagacttcactcttgagaaaagcttttagttaaatgGATTCTaattttattatccttttatgatgatGCTCCTCTTGATGTAaaggcaccttttttttttatcattcctTAGATgatgttgttttaatttctcctctgttctgtaccacactttgtgattttatttgcaaaaagcgctttataaataaatgacttactttcttctttaggtggtagaagctgtttttgtgattgatttgatctgactgctgaatgtcagaactgagtcaatcagaacaccaaggtttctCACCTTGtctagcttttaaagatcgagacgcaaggtacttgctgacagcagtacCTGGGACAACTGGAACAGGAGAAGAGACACTCTTTGATTGACTGGTGGACTTACCTGCAGTCCTGGATAGAGAAGAGCACTCAGCAGAGGATGCTCCACCTGTTTGACCACCTCCGTCCCAGCCTTCTTAGCATCATGCTCTGTCACCATGGAGGACAGACGGTACACATCCAGCGTGTACTCTCTGAAGGACACAAAGACCACCTTTAAAGCATGAGGATGGAATCAACAATTTAATGTGGAGTAGTTAGTGGATCACTGACCTGCTGAGCTGGAAGTCTGTTCCTTTGATGAACTTCAACTTTTCCAAAGGAACACCAATGCTCTCCAGCATGGCTTTGATTATCTGCTCGTAGTACTTCACTCTGAGCTCCAGCAGCTCCCAGGGAGCCTTCATATTGTCCAGGTAGGCATGAAGGTCAGCGAACAGGATGGTGACctgaagattttaaaaaaacaacttaaaaaagatgttttataAGTTGAGGATGTAATAATTTGATGCACGTTTTATAAGAATGGCaacatattttctttctttgtgtgttcttttaactttttaagGGACAAAAAGTAACTGGACAGTTAATCCACGAGGACCTGATGCTAAAGTAATCCCTGGGGATATTAATGTAACTGAATTGTTTAATGCACAATGTTCTTATGTTTTGTTTGAAGAATCTATTTGGTTGATTTTAAAGTACACTTTGGGTCATTGCCCATTGTAGTGGAGGAGTTAGAGAGCCCTGATAATCCTAAAAGTTGGTAGTTTAACTGAGGCTCAATCTGTCTGCTTTGGTAAACAGAAATCCCAATGGCAGACATTAGTCTAGTTGTCTACCAATAATTTCCATAAAATTAAATTGAAGTGTTCTGCACAGTTTGGGACAGTCAGGCTTAACAGGTTTCAAACGTGCCCACATTGTTCATCTATAGATAATAAGCACTTTGAAATAGTTTCACTTTGAATCAGGTTTGGTGACATACAGAGGGGTAACAATGGATTATTTATAGGCTGCTCTCACATCGGTGTGGTCCTGGACTCGAGCCAAATGGATGGAGAACAGCGATTATTTTATAacagcgctttatcatagacactcaaagcgctttacattgatgtgcattattctttcactccagatacagtggtggtaagttactattgtagccacagctgccctggggcagactgaaagaagcaaggctgccatagtgcgccatcggtccctccgactaccaccaacactcattcacacactacattcatactaggcaatggaggtaaagtgccttgcccaaggacacaactccaatgacttggctagagtgggattcgaacccccaaccaccaacaactaaatatgccaaattggaATACCAGGATCAATCACAAGCAATACttcatacatacagtaaatacatttgtattcagcagaaaaaagttttggggtttagttactctttgacGCAGTCTGACTTTCAGGGCAGTGTAAACACAATTCGCTGGTGTGGGCGCTCAAAAATGTACAGTTTGTACTTTCCTTAATATTGTTTGTACTTTAAGTCACCTGCAAAGGGTATAAATATATCAGCTGTTTTAACGTAATAACCTCAATTCTACTGGGATCGTCTTACCTCACATCCAGCCTTGAGGAAATCAGCTAACTTTGACATGGGAACGAAATAGGCGACGTGAGGTTTCCCTGTGGTCGCTGTCCCCCAGTACACTTTGAGCTCTCGCTCCTGGAGGAGCTGCTTCAGCTTCTCTTCTCCAAGAACCTCCTGCATGAAGACAGAGAGAAGTCAGACCTGTGGCAGGTTCAACAGGGGCTTCATGATCATGTGTCTCACCTGGAGGTTCCTGGTAATGAGTTGGAGCTTCTCATCTGGACTCAGCTGGTCTGCCATGGTGCTGGGCTCTTCACAAGTGAAGTGTTAAAACAGCACTAGCATGCTCTATTAATACCTATGTTTAGAAGGAATGTGTTGAAACCACTCCTTGATACTTCATTCCATTGACAGTcttgtactttcactttgtgttgaagaacaaaataattaaatttacCAACGTTAAGGCCTTTGTATTGATGAATAAACTACGACTGAGCTTACTAGATATTTAGCATGATAAAAATGTGCAGCAGCAAATAATTTGTACGTATGTAACTGAGCGCCACCACAACTAACAGGGAGATGAAATGGTTTTGTCTCTAAATGCTACTCAGTAATGTTTAATCATCTGTCCCGCTAGCGTCATGTCTCACAGATAGTCATGGATGTGTAGGAAAACTTCATTTGCATCAGCGAAAGGAAGACGTGACAGTATTTCTTTGAATCCTCAACGGACTCTCAAACCGAGGATGAGCAGGAAGATTACTAGATTTTAGCAAGACAACTAGGATTTCAATGCACCATAATCATACTCTAACTCCTTCCCCGAAATAAATACAGTAACTCTGAACTTTCCAAACAAACAGAGGAAAACACCATTCAATCCAAAGTCATCCCTGTCTCAAGCCTCATCCACATCAGAATCTCTTGTGACCAACACTTGCGCCTTCCAGGGCaaagagtattttttttaattttatttatttattcagtttatttccgacattattgcattcacagaagttttgttatttcttttttttgttttgtacatgtcgaaaaaggagacgagagaagcagtttgcttatctaggtcccgtcccatgttgaaaacacagaaaatttacatcaaatcttgtctctctggtcaaacagtctttgATTCTTCTGagcacaattacaattttttttttttttttgttcctcctctccatcgttgttcgtgtcatCCTTCttccctgcagatttcattcCCAGCCGTTGTTTGCGTTCCTTGTGTTGTTGTGATCTTCTGTTCGTGAAGATTGAGTCAATTGTGTTCATTGACCAGTTGATAAATTCCATCTCGTCGATGTGTTGATCACGTATTCTTGTAAGAATGTGTtccgagttttttctttatatctagtcaagtttgcagcttgttttgtctctgcatcaaggctATTCCAGCTGTTGATAGCTCTGTtgacagtgctgtattttccaatgttagatttaaccctttcttgtataaacacattactatgtcttagttcttaagcagtttgtttgtatatgaaacgtttttgttattgatatgggagtgttttaagAGATGCCCTAAATGCTAGaatttgtgtgttatagtgtattatttcttgctgttttaggtatttggccttttcaaaaagttcgtttgtgtgtgcgttgtgtggtgctttatatgGAATTctacttgcttttttttttaagtttaaataaaagttcaagatacgttttgtaggtgtttccccagatttctgagcagtaatttaaatgtgacccaataagggaagaatagattgtcttcagtgatttggtatgtagtatttgttgtaatttccatagGATAGTATAATGAGCattacattattaatatattattattactactactatcatTCTACTCTCATCAGAAGAACTAGGCATAGTTTCCAGAGTTTATCATCACAGTGGTTCAACCAGTTATGGTATCTCCCATCTGTAGACATGTTGGTTAAAAGCTGGTTCATAGGAAGTCATGTGAAAGAAACACACTAAAAATTATTTGAGACCAAACATGTACGTAtaggcctagtggttaaggaagggAGCTTGTAATCGGAAGATCCCCGGTTTGAATCTCACATGAGCCTgggcaagtcccttaacccggGCACTACAGTTTTGCTACCCACTGCTCCTAAGGGATTggtaaatgcagagaacacattttgtgtgtgtatctgtacaTATATGACtataaagtatattctattCTAGACATCCGAGGTTCCATAGGGATTCACCAACAAGTTACAGAGACTATGAAGCAGTGAGAGCTCAAATGAGAAGTGAAAAAGAAAGGCAGACAGTGATGGTTCTTAACCTGGGTTTGATCAAACCACAGGGGTACACCAAGTCAGGTTCAGGGGTTCGACAGGGAtcaacacacaataaaaatttgttacacaaaataacactaaatgatcaaagagtaactaaaccttcataaccactttttttttctcctgctgAATACATGTGtgtttgggtatgaagtagtggtaactgattcttgtccaacttttaacagtatagtatttcaatttgtcatattttgttgtaaaaatgtaggagttactgccctctatgggttgaaacctggctgtCATAACTGGAACCCAGCCCATTATCAAGgcaattttgttattattttccccATAGTTGCAGGTCAGACAACCTTGAGTTTAATTATTTAACTAGTTtattaaacaataaattatgattatgctaaattaaaaaaatgaaattcaaagtgttttgaaaaaagcaaaaattgtctcatgttaaaataaaatgtgtaactttgttttggaaaaaaaaaaaaaaaaaacacattttatattagTGAATGTGCTTAAGTAGATTGCAAGGTTCAGTGCTTCCAAAAAGGTTAAGAATTACTGCTCTAACTATAGGAagtaaagaaaaccaaaaaggtATGACATGTGTTGGGGAGTGGAGGTTAGCACAGTAGATTGTTACCACAGGGACTAGAAGATAAACAGACTTTATTAAGACTAGCTGCGTGTTGTCATGTCTATTCCACAGTGAcggacaaaaataaataaatgagattaaatgaaacaagaagatagtcatcaacatccaccgccagattggttctcattttaactcacaaccttttcctaaatgtcctaaatctacaaacttagatgtatacataagaaaatattatcacatcagaatataaaattactatctaTCTGAAATGGTTTCTatgaaaagctgtcccctttgatcaccacctccatgatgacattatctgctgcactgtatatatatatatatatatatatatatatatatatatatatatatatcctttattctctatctatcctttatttatccctcatcctttatatttatcattattattattattattgttgctgggttgttctttgttttttattttttttgtttgttttgtgcaccaactactaagacaaattccttgtactgtccttaaaattgtacatggccattaaaaacatttctgattctgatacctcaaacagtgtaaaaaaaatggaaaaagggcaataacttgagaaaaaataaatgcatgcttctcattttcaaactccatcaaggtattgataccctgaagccacacaccaaatttggttatcccatcttaaacggtttctgagaaaagctgtcccctttgatcaccacctccatgatgacattatctgctgcactgtatatatatatatatatatatatatatatatatatatatatatatatatatatatatatttatcctttattctctatctatcctttatttatccctcatcctttatatttatcattattattattattgttgctgggttgttctttgttttttattttttttgtttgttttgtgcaccaactactaagacaaattccttgtactgtccttaaaattgtacatggccattaaaaacatttctgattctgatacctcaaacagtgtaaaaaaaatggaaaaagggcATTAacttgagaaaaaataaatgcatgcctctcattttcaaactccatcaaggtattgataccctgaagccacacaccaaatttggttatcccatcttaaacggtttctgagaaaagctgtcccctttaactctgACGGATGGAGGTCAAACCTTtattccacactttgtggcggggaataataattatggTGATCAGCATTCAGGAGTATTTTACAGGATAGTTT from Gouania willdenowi chromosome 11, fGouWil2.1, whole genome shotgun sequence carries:
- the nhsl3 gene encoding NHS-like protein 3 isoform X2, coding for MGNSIQKKNKKIHRENNSSSSVFLSSDSSLKWEKPKGFWLLGHSDKQKTAGPKGHDDQKRLAVHYTASQHLQENVFIEGSRPQYLEDLHTEALEGLKIQRQEENQNGLNLPDDESIASADTLCAEQDSSSQNGGGSLNSRSTTRNSDTTVTSAMSSRPVLTRQGSTFKPLNQVKRFDKNKKRSRRTTIMGIPNQVQKELALHRSSTFQPLMSAQFRNQDINSHFGIVIIPMEDEDTLLAKKAGARIHLSDLEAFGDDQLMTKHFQEICQDEQSFNYQRIRSNLHHSSKMRPKSLAVPGMTTSSSSSSSMLNFLQEPQGPVMTVSPQATYLSTIIPNAVMPASVEVIEIDRSNSRTRGSSINQGGSVRTVSKNSLTSGELSVSPLLSRRSDDGSQNDSVLMSKSLSGSNWSESQCSQTIVSGSSPRSSKSSTQSSCEQSLQHYVRECHTVQTGVDQVSVCDSVSSSNSPNERSVTGQGLACGGQDSITEELSKNKRNINRSLSIIKTKQPPAPPRRTNSLHSNKISNKIRDVSEAPAHTEELNIPPSEETTTGGGTILKEDLKCVKANTACNVKPASIPNSTNVSNSSATTLMDFVTTSSGDGGIAEPSLETNKTTPSEEAKFERTMSPSSGYSSQSGTPTLSPKEISPTSPDKQRKTPVKPERSLPRFVSTPGSPSHSLTSLSSETSEPSNPDISACDPSISIHRSPHMATATELPLKNNSSPFRHEIKELLNIPPPPKVKAPSPPLPETWACNKQTLALLCGRPSNVTIANQKPAPVLYSMDKQKIYPTDVKEKNHVGNLTTDIDKPVLHQSEGKTNPGTLVATYHEGLQKILKQDESLKQEFTFSQTVGEQGLDLQSGEKDDSSGVIKELHSETLKKQPPPVMKKPTKLLHREETSGTQRTDTCSSATPIAQISENPTVSSQSSPSFTDDKKNEASSKLAFSLQVPITSKTSSTPSPPPAHHPKPPLSSDTPPSSVSSLVNNAQEKTQAGESCWPPPPPPLENDLVFEDTDEVDFPPPPPLFIVDSVADLSTVKGSDLDKGSLSHSPDLLTGIIEPVITNNMSVVIMQDLSTNSGSVEVSLQGEQNINSVLDNVSPPSLDSQTQPITRAESLVSASTSHVLSNFPRHSFAEELPLSSVTAELLATTAAPLLPAESTSHGVNFRRQPNVPHRDSRNKELLARHKSAPIPKEDANIPLVTPSLLQMVRLRAVSMAEDQTQVVSEDIKSSPEVAPTQDSSQSSLQGLQNIPQKPIRKSLSMKSHSAALKTPAVTMSTPSMRLQEAIRMKTAAMSSRDVLPSRMAGRSPFSSSNGEPGALCLRSPEGTDMHMSSACTASFIFSRSTKKVVVETPSSSEAQARLRQSLASELLQVSDQSKANSFSNGGVKWDRVPPPVAKKPAQGRISPSQHIPSYSLKMDPGVEGKGECQPSSGITLPQTTTRVTEDTIETLF